The sequence below is a genomic window from Candidatus Wallbacteria bacterium.
GGAGGGGTTTTATTTTACCCGGCAAAGATATGATTTGATGCGTTTTGATGTGCCCAGGAATCGAGAATACCGGGTATACTGATTTCAATGAATCTCCAATGTCGGTTGAGGAGTTTTATGAAGAAACTTTCGAATATTTTCCTGTTATCTGCTTTGTTCCTCAGCTTTCTCACCGGAACAGCCAATGCCCAGAAGAAATGGACATTAATGGTTTTCCTGAATGGCGACAACAACCTGGACTGGGCCGGCAATGCCGATGTCGAAGAAATGCTGAAAGTGGGTTCTACGGACCAGCTCGATATTATCGTTCTTCAGGACCATCAGGGCAATGACAACACGGAGCGGCATTATATAAAGAAAGGCTCGAAGGTAACCGAAAAGCTCGGAGAGCTGGATATGGGCGACTGGCAGCAGGCCCTGAACTTCTTCAAATGGGG
It includes:
- a CDS encoding clostripain-related cysteine peptidase yields the protein MKKLSNIFLLSALFLSFLTGTANAQKKWTLMVFLNGDNNLDWAGNADVEEMLKVGSTDQLDIIVLQDHQGNDNTERHYIKKGSKVTEKLGELDMGDWQQALNFFKWGVRNHPAEHYIFDIWNHGSGWEKNPGEDLVKGVSFDYQSGNHITTPQLGLLTKAMRSEEHT